The nucleotide window TCCGCCGCGTTCCGCTTTTGATAGTCCTGCAGGCCGCTCTCTAGGAACTTTTTGTCCTCTGGATTCTGCGTCAGTGAGATGGCCTTCCTTTGAATCTCGATGGCCTCTTGGGATTTGCCATTGTCGAACAGGGCTCGGGCGTAAGTTTGAAGGTAGGCGGGCTCGAGGTTGGTGGCCGCCAGCGAGGCCGCTTGGGCAGCATCCAGCGCGAGCTTCAGGTCGCGATTCCGAATGCGTGCATCGGTCAAAATCATCGTGGCAAAACTCTGGAGCAAGGAGGGGTGATCCTTCGTTTCCGACAGGATTTTATTGCCGAGGCGAACCGCCTCCGGCGTGGATCCCACGGTTGCCACGATGCGATGGTACTGCTGTGCGTCCCGCATGAATTGACCGGACACCTTAGCCCGCTTGAGGTCATAGGTTCCGGCCAGGATCTCCTCGAGGACTTTATCGAGCGCCATCATGGGATGACCTTCCCAAAGAATCCGGCCATCCCGCCCGAC belongs to Verrucomicrobiales bacterium and includes:
- a CDS encoding TlpA family protein disulfide reductase, giving the protein MNAHFFRGLVLAIVGLTGGVVSAAELGMVAPPLKIQEWVKGKPVQVGTPGDTNIYVVEFWATWCGPCRVTIPHLTTLQKQFASRGVIVVGVSDEEVDTVKPFVKDMGSKMDYTIAVDKDQATTQSYLVAFGAQGIPHAFVVGRDGRILWEGHPMMALDKVLEEILAGTYDLKRAKVSGQFMRDAQQYHRIVATVGSTPEAVRLGNKILSETKDHPSLLQSFATMILTDARIRNRDLKLALDAAQAASLAATNLEPAYLQTYARALFDNGKSQEAIEIQRKAISLTQNPEDKKFLESGLQDYQKRNAADK